The genome window GCTACGTCGACGCCGACAAGGGCGTGGCCGACGCGCAGGCCGCGCTCGACGGCGCGCGGGCGATCCTGGTCGAGCGCTTCTCCGAGGACGCCGACCTGATCGGCGACCTGCGCGAGCGCATGTGGACGCGCGGCAGGCTCGTCTCCCGCGTCCGCGACGGCAAGGACGAGGAGGGCGCGAAGTTCTCCGACTACTTCGAGTTCTCCGAGGCCTTCACCGACCTGCCCTCGCACCGCATCCTCGCGATGTTCCGGGGCGAGAAGGAGGAGTTCCTCGACATCGCGCTCGAACCCGACGACGGCAACGAGCAGTCCGAGGGGCCCACCGAGTACGAGCGCCGCATCGCCCAGCGGTTCGACATCGCCGACCAGGGGCGCCCGGCCGACCGCTGGCTGTCGGACGTCGTGCGCTGGGCCTGGCGCACCCGCATCCTCACCCACCTCGGCATCGACCTGCGGCTGCGGCTGCGCCAGTCCGCCGAGGACGAGGCCGTCCGGATCTTCGCGGCCAACCTGCGCGACCTGCTGCTGGCGGCCCCGGCGGGCACCCGCGCGACCATGGGCCTGGACCCGGGCTTCCGCACCGGTGTGAAGGTCGCCGTCGTCGACGGCACCGGCAAGGTGGTGGCCACCGACACCATCTACCCCCACCAGCCGCAGCAGCGCTGGGACGAGGCGATCGCCAAGCTGGAGAAGCTGGCCCGCGCGCACGGCGTCGACCTGGTCGCCATCGGCAACGGCACGGCCTCGCGCGAGACCGACAAGCTCGCCGCTGAGCTGATCAAGAAGCACGCCGACCTCAAGCTCACCAAGATCTCGGTCTCGGAGGCGGGCGCGTCGGTGTACTCCGCGTCTCCCTACGCCTCCCGCGAGCTGCCCGACCTCGACGTGTCGCTGCGCGGCGCGGTGTCGATCGCGCGCAGGCTGCAGGACCCGCTGGCCGAGCTGGTCAAGATCGACCCGAAGTCGATCGGCGTCGGCCAGTACCAGCACGACGTGTCCGAGACCAAGCTGTCGCGTTCCCTGGACGCGGTGGTCGAGGACTGCGTGAACGCCGTGGGCGTCGACGTCAACACGGCCTCCGCGCCGCTGCTGACCCGGGTCTCGGGCATCGGCGAGGGGCTGGCCGAGAACATCGTCGTGCACCGCGACGCCAACGGCCCGTTCCGCTCGCGCAAGTCGCTCAAGGACGTGGCGCGGCTCGGACCCAAGGCGTTCGAGCAGTGCGCGGGCTTCCTGCGGATCCCGGACGGTGACGACCCGCTGGACTCCTCCGCCGTGCACCCCGAGGCCTACCCCGTGGTGCGCCGCATCCTGGAGCGGACCGACGACGGGATCTCCGGGCTCATCGGCAACACCCGGGTGCTGCGCGGCCTCAAGCCGGAGAGCTTCGTCGACGACAAGTTCGGCCTGCCGACCGTCACCGACATCCTGTCCGAGCTCGAGAAGCCCGGACGCGACCCGCGCCCGACCTTCAAGACGGCGACCTTCGCCGACGGTGTGGAGAAGATCGGCGACCTCAAGCCCGGCATGCGCCTGGAGGGCGTGGTCACCAACGTCGCCGCCTTCGGCGCGTTCGTCGACATCGGCGTGCACCAGGACGGCCTCGTGCACGTCTCGGCCATGTCGAAGAACTTCGTCAGCGACCCCCACGACGTCGTCAAGTCCGGCGACGTGGTCCGCGTCAAGGTCCTCGACGTCGACATCCCGCGCAAGCGGATCTCCCTGACCCTCCGGCTCGACGACGAAACCAACGGCTCCGGCGGCCGCGCGGAGCGCGGCCAGTCCGCCGGAGGCGGCGGGGCCGGCGGCGCGGGCGGCC of Saccharopolyspora erythraea contains these proteins:
- a CDS encoding Tex family protein; translation: MVTTSVHHKIAEELGVRERQVQAAVDLLDGGATVPFIARYRKEATGALDDAQLRTLEDRLRYLRELEERRATVLESIRSQGKLDDALEASIMAADSKARLEDIYLPFKPKRRTKAQIAIEAGLQPLADLLLSDPSHDPRETAAGYVDADKGVADAQAALDGARAILVERFSEDADLIGDLRERMWTRGRLVSRVRDGKDEEGAKFSDYFEFSEAFTDLPSHRILAMFRGEKEEFLDIALEPDDGNEQSEGPTEYERRIAQRFDIADQGRPADRWLSDVVRWAWRTRILTHLGIDLRLRLRQSAEDEAVRIFAANLRDLLLAAPAGTRATMGLDPGFRTGVKVAVVDGTGKVVATDTIYPHQPQQRWDEAIAKLEKLARAHGVDLVAIGNGTASRETDKLAAELIKKHADLKLTKISVSEAGASVYSASPYASRELPDLDVSLRGAVSIARRLQDPLAELVKIDPKSIGVGQYQHDVSETKLSRSLDAVVEDCVNAVGVDVNTASAPLLTRVSGIGEGLAENIVVHRDANGPFRSRKSLKDVARLGPKAFEQCAGFLRIPDGDDPLDSSAVHPEAYPVVRRILERTDDGISGLIGNTRVLRGLKPESFVDDKFGLPTVTDILSELEKPGRDPRPTFKTATFADGVEKIGDLKPGMRLEGVVTNVAAFGAFVDIGVHQDGLVHVSAMSKNFVSDPHDVVKSGDVVRVKVLDVDIPRKRISLTLRLDDETNGSGGRAERGQSAGGGGAGGAGGRRNGGGKRPQRGQQRDGQQRREAPQGALADGPGP